In Nostoc sphaeroides, the genomic window GGCTGTGGTTGGCATCTAGGCGGTTCAATTCAAAATTTTCACGAACGGAGAACACGAAATCTATGACCAGACTAGAAACCCGCACTGAACCAATGGTGCTAAACATGGGGCCACACCACCCCTCAATGCACGGGGTTCTGCGGCTAATCATGACTCTGGATGGCGAGGATGTCGTTGACTGTGAACCAGTTATCGGCTATTTGCACCGGGGAATGGAAAAAATCGCCGAGAACCGTACTAATGTAATGTACGTTCCTTACGTTAGTCGCTGGGACTACGCGGCGGGAATGTTCAACGAAGCCGTTACTGTTAACGCCCCAGAAAAACTTGCAGGTGTTGCTGTCCCCAAACGCGCTAGCTACATCCGCGTCATCATGCTGGAGTTGAACCGTATTGCTAACCACTTGCTATGGTTTGGCCCCTTTTTAGCTGACGTAGGCGCACAAACTCCCTTCTTCTACCAATTCCGCGAACGGGAGATGATTTATGATTTGTGGGAAGCCGCTACAGGTTATCGGATGGTGAATAACAACTACTTCCGCATTGGTGGAGTAGCAGCCGATTTACCTTACGGTTGGGTAGATAAGTGTGTCGAATTCTGCGACTACTTATTACCTAAAATTGATGAGTACGAACGCTTGGTAACAGATAACCCCATCTTCCGGCGACGTGTTGAGGGTCTTGGTACTATCACCCGTGAAGAAGCAATTAACTGGGGACTTTCTGGCCCCATGTTACGCGCTTCTGGCGTGCAATGGGATTTGCGGAAAGTTGACCATTACGAATGCTACGACGATTTCGACTGGGATGTGCAGTGGGAAACCGCCGGTGATTGCTTTGCCCGTTACGTAGTGCGGATGCGGGAAATGCGCGAATCTGTGAAGATTATTCGCCAAGCAATTAAGGGACTTCCTGGCGGCCCTTACGAAAATCTGGAAGCGAAGCGTTTAGCCGCAGGTAAAAAATCCGAGTGGGACGCATTTGATTATCAATTCATCGGTAAAAAAGTTTCTCCCACTTTCAAGATGCCGAAGGGTGAAATCTACGCCCGTGTAGAAAGTGGCAAAGGTGAATTGGGAATTTATTTGGTTGGCGATGATAATGTCTTCCCTGCAAGATGGAAGATTCGCGCCGCAGATTTCAACAACCTTCAGATTGTCCCACATTTACTGCGCGGCATGAAGGTTGCAGATATTGTGGTGATTCTCGGTAGCGTTGACGTAATTATGGGGTCTGTAGATAGGTAGAAAATATCTATTTAATTAGTTTTTAGAGCAGTTGTATTATGCAACTGCTCTTTTTTTTATAATTTTTGACAACGCGATAAATCGCCGTTTCTAGAAATAAGACGCGATAAATCGCCGTCTCTACAAAGGATTGATTATTGTACAGACGGCGATTTATCGCGTCTCTAATCTAGCTATAAAAATTTTTTACTATAACATAGATACGAAATATTTATGAGTTTTAAATAATGCCCCGGATTTTTGACAACATAGATTTGCAACTGCTACCGATTTTACGAGAAACCCTCAAAATCTCTTATCGCGCAGACTTTTGCGTTGGCTACTTTAACCTCAGAGGTTGGCGAAGAATTGATGATTTGATTGAAAAGTATGTTGGTAGTCAAAATGCTTGTTGTCGTTTGCTAATTGGGATGCAAAGCTTACCCAGTGATGAAGTTCATGCAGCATTTAGCTTTGTTAGTGGTGATGGACGGATTGACAACAGTAGCATTGTGCGGTTTAAAAAACGTATGGCGGCGGAATTTCGCCAGCAGTTGACTATTGGTGCGCCGACTAATCAAGATGAAGCGGGGTTACGGCGGTTAAGTCATCAGCTAAAAAGTCAAAAACTAATTATTAAACTGTTTTTGCGCCATTCTCTCCACGCTAAGTTATATCTTGTGCATCGCAATGATCCTAACACTCCCACAGTGGGATTCTTGGGTAGTAGTAATTTAACCCTTCCCGGATTGGCGAAACAAGGAGAGTTAAATGTAGATATTTTAGACCACGATGCTTGTAATAAACTGCAAAAGTGGTTTAGCGATCGCTGGCAAGATTACGGTTGTGTAGATATTTCTCAAGAATTAGCTGAAATTATCGATCAGAGTTGGGCTAGGCAAGATTTAGTCTCACCTTACTACATCTACCTGAAGATAGCTTACCACTTATCCCATGAAGCGATCGCAGGACTTTCTGAATTCCGCATCCCCCGCGAATTTAACAACTTATTTGACTTCCAAAAAGCTGCCGTACAGCTAGCGGCACGTCATGTAACAAGGCGTGGCGGCGTATTAGTCGGTGATGTGGTCGGTTTGGGCAAAACTTTAGTTGGAACCGCCTTAGCAAAGATATTACAAGAAGATTGTTATTTAGAAACACTGATTATTTGCCCAAAAAACCTAGTTTCAATGTGGCAAGAATATAAAGATAACTATCGGTTACTTGCCGAAATTATGCCAATTAGTCAAGTACAAAATAAATTACCAACACTCCGGCGTTATCGAGTTGTGTTAATTGATGAAAGTCACAATTTACGGAACCGCGAAGGTAAACGTTATCGAACAATAATAGAATATATTGCAGCTAATGAAAGTAAATGTATTTTATTATCTGCGACTCCTTACAACAAAAGTTATCTTGACCTTTCCGCACAACTGCGGCTATTTGTGCCAGAAGATGAAGATTTGGGATTAAGACCAGAAGCTTTAATTAATGAACTTGGCGGTAGTTCCGTAGGAGAATTAGAGTTTATCAGAAAGCATCAGTGTTCTGTCCGTTCTTTAGCTGCTTTCGAGAAAAGTGAACACCCTGATGATTGGCGAGAATTGATGAAGCGTTACATGGTGCGACGCACTCGCTCTTTTATTAAAGAAAATTATGCCCACACAGATGAAACAGGGCGCAAATATTTAGAATTTTCTGATGGTAGACGTTCTTATTTTCCTCAACGTTTACCTCGGAGTCTCAAGTTTCCTTTAGAAGGTTCTAACACAGACTTTTATGCGCGTCTTTACTCTGAGTTAGTCGTAGAAGTAATTAATCAACTGAATTTACCTCGCTATGGGCTAGGAAATTACGTTATTGCGAAACACAAACAGCCACCTACAGACACCGAACAACGCTTTATTAATAGCTTATTTCGGGGCGGTAGGAGGTTAATGGGTTTTTCTCGCACTAATTTATTTAAACGTTTAGAAAGTAGCGGCGTTGCTTTTATCCAATCAATTGAACGTCATATATTACGGAATTTCATTTATTTATATGCCCTAGAGCAAGGGCTTGATATTCCTATTGGAACTCAAGAATCTGAGTTATTAGATACAAGGAATAATGATGAAGATGCTGATTCTGTAGCAGCAGCTTTGTTTGATACAGAAACCGAAGAAGATAATTTTGACCTAACCCCCCAACCTTCTTCCATAGTAGGGAAGGGAGAGAATTCAAAGCCTCTCTCCTTGCAGGAGAGAGGTTTTCCAGATTATGCGAAAAGTCAAGAAAAACTTTTTCGTCAAAGAGCAGAATCAATTTATCAAGAATATAGAACCCGATATCAACGAAGATTTAAATGGTTGCGTTCTACGCTTTTTGATATTAAAAAACTGAAGCGTGATTTGCTAGAAGATGCCAAAGCACTGATTAATGTGCTGCAACAGTGTGGCGAGTGGAATCCTCAAAAAGATGAAAAACTGGCTGCTTTAATCAAACTGCTAACAGAAACTCACCCCAAGGATAAAGTACTAATTTTCACACAGTTTGCTGATACAGTCCGCTACCTTGAAGATAATTTGCAGTCTAGTCAAATTACTCATGTAGCAGGGGTAACAGGTCAATCTAAAGACCCCACAATAATGACGGGAAGATTTAGCCCTGTGAGTAATGGAAAACGTGAGCAAATTTCATCATCAGATGAGTTGCGTATTTTAATCGCCACCGATGTTTTGAGTGAAGGTCATAATTTGCAAGACTGTGCAATTATCGTCAATTGGGATTTACCTTGGGCAATTATTCGCTTAATTCAACGCGCGGGAAGAGTAGACCGCATTGGACAAAATGCTGATAAAATTCTTTGTTATTCTTTTTTACCAGCCGAGGGAGTAGAACGGATTATTAATTTGCGGGGACGACTCCGCAAACGACTGCAAGAAAATGCGGAAGTGGTGGGAACTGATGAAGCTTTTTTTGAAGATGATGATGCACGGGTAATTCTCGACCTCTACAACGAGAAATCTGGAATTTTAGATGGTGAAGAAGATACAGAAGTTGATTTGACTTCAGAAGCATTTCAAATTTGGAAAAAAGCCACAGATAGTAATCCTGGCTTGAAAAAAACGATAGAAGAAATGGAAAATGTAGTTTATTCTACCCGCGCCCATACTCCGCAACCTGTGCAACCAGAGGGAGTATTGCTTTATATGAAAACCACAGAAGGGAATGATTCTTTAATTTATGTTGACCGCGATGGAAATAGCGTTACTCAATCACAATTAGCAGTGCTTCGGGTGGCGGCGTGTGAAGAATCTACCCCAGCGATACCGAGAGATAAACAACATCACGAGTTAGTAAATAAGGGTGCTGAATTGATTGCTGAAACAAAGCCGCCGCTTATAAAAATCGGTAATGTTTCAGTAATATCTCTCAAGCGCAAGGAAGATAAAAGATTTATAAAGTATAAAAAGCATGGTAAAAATTTAACTCCTATAGATAGGGTTTATTAAAGTCCGCCAGCGCAGACTTAATTTCTAAAGCCACAGATTTATTTTCTGAATGGCAAATTTACCATGCTTGCCTTTTATTTTTCAAGCATGGTAAATTATGTTGCTTAATTTTCAACGAACCCGCGATTTACTTTCTAACTTTCAATTTAGTAATTTGTTTATAGAAGAATTAGGTTGGTCTAAACCTTCTAGACAAAAACCTGTAACCTTAAAATTTGATAACAAAACCTATCAATACCAAAAAATTGCTGAACTTTCAGGTGTTGCAATCTTTGAAGTCACCGCAGCAGATGGGAACATACCAGAAGCTAAAGTTAGAGTTGCTATTCATCAAGAAATTACTAAACTTATAGCTGAAAATCTACTCATCTTTGTTACGGAAGAACGCACACGGAGTCTTTGGTATTGGGTAAAAAGAGAAGGAAGTAAAACTTTCGTTCGTGACCATTTATATGTGAAGGGTCAACCCGGAGACTTATTTTTAAGCAAGCTTGGTTCTTTAGTCATTGATATTACTGAATTAGAACATGGGGAACCGACTGTTGTCGAAATTGCTTATAAGTTACAACGCGGTTTCGATGTTGAACCAGTAACCAAGAAGTTTTACAAGGAATTTCAAGAGCAACACCAGAAGTTTTTGCTGTTTGTGAAAGGAATTGATAATGAGATAGATAGACGTTGGTATACATCGGTAATTCTGAATCGCCTGATGTTTGTTTATTTTCTCCAGCGTAAGGGTTTTATTGATAACAAAGATTTAAATTATCTGCAAAATAAGCTTGAACAAAGTAAACAAAAAGCTGAAAATCATTTTTATGGTGAATTTCTCAAGGCTTTGTTTTTTGAAAGCTTTGCTAAACCTGAGTTTGAACGCGATTTATCTGTACAAGAATTGGTAGGTAAGGTTAAATACCTCAATGGTGGTCTATTTCTCAAACATCATATTGAAGAGAAATATCAGATTTCTATAGTTGATGAGGCGTTTGAACAAGTTCTAGATTTATTTGCGCGTTATTCTTGGAATTTAGATGATACGCCGGAAGGGAAAGACGATGAGATAAATCCTGATGTTTTAGGATATATTTTCGAGAAATATATTAATCAAAAAGCTTTTGGAGCGTATTATACTAGACCGCAAATTACAGAATATCTCTGTGATAGAACTATCCACAAGTTAATTGTAGACCGCGTAAATGATGCGCTGTGTTTCGACTTCGCTCAACACAAGTCTGATAAATATAAGTCTTTTGAGGATATTAACGAACTTCTGATTAAGCTGGATACAAATGTTTGTCGTCTACTAATGGATGATATTCTTCCTAATTTATCAATTCTTGACCCAGCTTGTGGTTCTGGCGCTTTTCTTGTGGCAGCGATGAAGACGCTCATCCAAGTTTACAGCGCGGTTTTCGGTACAATTAAATTGATGGGTGATGATAATCTCAAAAAGAAACTTGAAAATATAGAACATTTACATCCTTCACTACCTTATTTTATCAAAAAGCGGATTGTTTCTGATAACCTCTATGGTATAGACATTATGGAGGAAGCAACAGAAATTGCGAAACTGCGTCTTTTCTTAGCTTTGGTTTCTTCTGCTAATGATGTGGAAGAGTTAGAGCCTTTGCCGAATATTGATTTTAATATTATGGCGGGTAATTCGCTGATTGGTTTAATTAAAGTTGATGATACTGCTTTTGATGCGGTGGGGAATTCTCTACAAGGAAATCTATTACAGTCTTTAGCCGCAGATAATTATAAGCAGATTTTAGAAGAAAAGAATAAATCTGTTGAGTTGTACAAAAAACACGCTTTTTTACCGAAAGAATTAACCGATACAGATACACCTCAAGATACTCGATTGATACACCTCCGCAAAAATATTGAACAACTCAACAAAAAATCGCAAGAAAAGTTAAATCTTTTGCTGTTGGATGAGTTTAGTAAGCGTTTGGGTATCAAGTATGAAGAAGTTCAGTTAACTGGAAAATCACAGAAGCGGGTTTTGAAGGTTGAGGATATTGCAGCTTTAAAGCCGTTTCACTGGGGTTATCATTTTAATGAGGTTTTAGAACGCGGTGGTTTTGATGCGATTATCACTAATCCGCCGTGGGAAATATTTAAGCCACAGGCGAAAGAGTTCTTTGCACAGCATAATGAACTGGTGACGAAGAACAAAATGGATATTAAGGATTTTGAGAAAGAACAGAATAAATTATTACAAAATCCCATAATTGCAAGTACTTGGTTAGAATATCAAAGTCAATATCCTTATGTGAGTGCTTATTATCGTTCATCTGAACAGTATAAAAATCAGATTTCTGTTGTAAATGGTAAAAAAGCAGGTACGGATATTAATCTCTATAAGCTGTTTACAGAACAGTGTTTTAATCTTTTGCGTTCAGGCGGTGAGTGCGGAATTGTAATTCCTAGTGGGATTTACACTGATTTGGGGACTAAGCAATTGCGGGAGATGTTGTTTAGTCAAACTAAAGTTACTGGTTTATTTTGTCTTGAGAACCGTAAGGAAGTTTTTGAAGGGGTTCATCGCAGTTTTAAGTTTGTTGTCCTTACTTTTCTTAAAGGTAGTACAACAACAGAATTTCCATCTGCTTTCATGCGTCATGATGTGCAGGAACTTCAAAGATTCCCTAGTGATGATAGCTTGCATATTAACGTTGATATGGTGCGTCAACTCTCGCCAGATTCTTTATCTGTGATGGAGTTTAAGAATCAAGTAGATATCCGCATAGCTGAGAAAATGCTTAAGTTCCCTTTGCTGGGTGAAAAGATTCAAGGTAAATGGAATTTAATTCTTTGTAATGAGTTTCACATGACTAATGATAGTCACTTATTCTATCAAGATTACAAACCAGGAAGGCTACCACTTTTTACAGGGAAGTTATTTAACCAATTTGAGCAAACAGGAGAAAAACCTCTTTATTGGATTGATGAAAAAGAAGGTAGAAAAGCTCTTATTGGTCGTACTGAAGATGTAGGGCAGTTGATGAACTATCAAGGATATCGCTGGGTGCATCGGCGCATTGCTCGTAACACTGATTCACGAACACTAATTTGTTATATAACGCCAAAAAATGTGTTTACTGAGGTTAACAGTACTACACTTAAAGTTATTGAAAGTGGAATTTCTAATCAACAAATGCTGTTTCTTTGTGCTATTAATAATAGCTTTACGCTTGATTGGATGATACGTCAAAAGGTAACTACAACCCTTAATATGTTCTATATTTACCAATTACCCATACCCCGTTTAACAAAAAACGATCGCAACTTCAACGATATTGTACAACGCGCCGCCAAACTCATCTGCACCACACCAGAATTTGACGAACTCGCGCAAGAAGTCGGTTTAGGTTCCCATCAACAAGGCGTTACCGATGAAGCAGAACGCGCTAAATTACGCGCCGAACTCGATGGAATAGTAGCACATCTTTACGGCTTAACCGAAGATGAATTTAGCTACATCCTTACTACTTTTCCGATTGTGAATGCAACAGTTAAAGAAGCAGCATTGTCAGCTTATCGTAACTTTGTGCCAATGTTTGCAAACTCAAAAATAGAACTTACGCAAAAGTAGACGCTGTAGAAGCGATTCATGATATTACTGTATTAAAGAATCTCAATATAGTCCGATAACTAAGCTGTTCCAAATTTAAATTGCATATACTGGGCGGGCAGGATGCCCACCCCACAAGAGTTATATTTAATAAGGGTTATGCAAATTAGATGTTTTTTAGCTTACCAGCAACGCTTGTCTAACGATAAATTCAAGAGCATGTTGACTCGGCGGCTCAGTGCTAACATGGCCTTAGTTGACCACAATCCTCAATTAATGGAGATACCCATGAAAGAATTAATGAAACAGCCTTCATCTTGGCTACCAAATGGAATAAAACTTAATCTTTCTGATCAATTTCGCCCTTTTTCTTTTACTGAAGAATTACAATTTCGTCTAGAAGAACTATTACAAAAAAATAAAGACAATTTACTTAATCCAGATGAACAAGCAGAATTAGCTGGTTTATTGGAATTAGAAAAAATCTTCAGTTTTATCAACGCTCAACTTGCTTCTTAATTGTGGTTATCAACAATTTTGTTCGTTTAAATGTCCGTAAAAAGGCAAAATATTTGTGTGAATATTGTCACTCTCCAGA contains:
- a CDS encoding NAD(P)H-quinone oxidoreductase subunit H, with translation MTRLETRTEPMVLNMGPHHPSMHGVLRLIMTLDGEDVVDCEPVIGYLHRGMEKIAENRTNVMYVPYVSRWDYAAGMFNEAVTVNAPEKLAGVAVPKRASYIRVIMLELNRIANHLLWFGPFLADVGAQTPFFYQFREREMIYDLWEAATGYRMVNNNYFRIGGVAADLPYGWVDKCVEFCDYLLPKIDEYERLVTDNPIFRRRVEGLGTITREEAINWGLSGPMLRASGVQWDLRKVDHYECYDDFDWDVQWETAGDCFARYVVRMREMRESVKIIRQAIKGLPGGPYENLEAKRLAAGKKSEWDAFDYQFIGKKVSPTFKMPKGEIYARVESGKGELGIYLVGDDNVFPARWKIRAADFNNLQIVPHLLRGMKVADIVVILGSVDVIMGSVDR
- a CDS encoding helicase-related protein — encoded protein: MPRIFDNIDLQLLPILRETLKISYRADFCVGYFNLRGWRRIDDLIEKYVGSQNACCRLLIGMQSLPSDEVHAAFSFVSGDGRIDNSSIVRFKKRMAAEFRQQLTIGAPTNQDEAGLRRLSHQLKSQKLIIKLFLRHSLHAKLYLVHRNDPNTPTVGFLGSSNLTLPGLAKQGELNVDILDHDACNKLQKWFSDRWQDYGCVDISQELAEIIDQSWARQDLVSPYYIYLKIAYHLSHEAIAGLSEFRIPREFNNLFDFQKAAVQLAARHVTRRGGVLVGDVVGLGKTLVGTALAKILQEDCYLETLIICPKNLVSMWQEYKDNYRLLAEIMPISQVQNKLPTLRRYRVVLIDESHNLRNREGKRYRTIIEYIAANESKCILLSATPYNKSYLDLSAQLRLFVPEDEDLGLRPEALINELGGSSVGELEFIRKHQCSVRSLAAFEKSEHPDDWRELMKRYMVRRTRSFIKENYAHTDETGRKYLEFSDGRRSYFPQRLPRSLKFPLEGSNTDFYARLYSELVVEVINQLNLPRYGLGNYVIAKHKQPPTDTEQRFINSLFRGGRRLMGFSRTNLFKRLESSGVAFIQSIERHILRNFIYLYALEQGLDIPIGTQESELLDTRNNDEDADSVAAALFDTETEEDNFDLTPQPSSIVGKGENSKPLSLQERGFPDYAKSQEKLFRQRAESIYQEYRTRYQRRFKWLRSTLFDIKKLKRDLLEDAKALINVLQQCGEWNPQKDEKLAALIKLLTETHPKDKVLIFTQFADTVRYLEDNLQSSQITHVAGVTGQSKDPTIMTGRFSPVSNGKREQISSSDELRILIATDVLSEGHNLQDCAIIVNWDLPWAIIRLIQRAGRVDRIGQNADKILCYSFLPAEGVERIINLRGRLRKRLQENAEVVGTDEAFFEDDDARVILDLYNEKSGILDGEEDTEVDLTSEAFQIWKKATDSNPGLKKTIEEMENVVYSTRAHTPQPVQPEGVLLYMKTTEGNDSLIYVDRDGNSVTQSQLAVLRVAACEESTPAIPRDKQHHELVNKGAELIAETKPPLIKIGNVSVISLKRKEDKRFIKYKKHGKNLTPIDRVY
- a CDS encoding Eco57I restriction-modification methylase domain-containing protein; its protein translation is MLLNFQRTRDLLSNFQFSNLFIEELGWSKPSRQKPVTLKFDNKTYQYQKIAELSGVAIFEVTAADGNIPEAKVRVAIHQEITKLIAENLLIFVTEERTRSLWYWVKREGSKTFVRDHLYVKGQPGDLFLSKLGSLVIDITELEHGEPTVVEIAYKLQRGFDVEPVTKKFYKEFQEQHQKFLLFVKGIDNEIDRRWYTSVILNRLMFVYFLQRKGFIDNKDLNYLQNKLEQSKQKAENHFYGEFLKALFFESFAKPEFERDLSVQELVGKVKYLNGGLFLKHHIEEKYQISIVDEAFEQVLDLFARYSWNLDDTPEGKDDEINPDVLGYIFEKYINQKAFGAYYTRPQITEYLCDRTIHKLIVDRVNDALCFDFAQHKSDKYKSFEDINELLIKLDTNVCRLLMDDILPNLSILDPACGSGAFLVAAMKTLIQVYSAVFGTIKLMGDDNLKKKLENIEHLHPSLPYFIKKRIVSDNLYGIDIMEEATEIAKLRLFLALVSSANDVEELEPLPNIDFNIMAGNSLIGLIKVDDTAFDAVGNSLQGNLLQSLAADNYKQILEEKNKSVELYKKHAFLPKELTDTDTPQDTRLIHLRKNIEQLNKKSQEKLNLLLLDEFSKRLGIKYEEVQLTGKSQKRVLKVEDIAALKPFHWGYHFNEVLERGGFDAIITNPPWEIFKPQAKEFFAQHNELVTKNKMDIKDFEKEQNKLLQNPIIASTWLEYQSQYPYVSAYYRSSEQYKNQISVVNGKKAGTDINLYKLFTEQCFNLLRSGGECGIVIPSGIYTDLGTKQLREMLFSQTKVTGLFCLENRKEVFEGVHRSFKFVVLTFLKGSTTTEFPSAFMRHDVQELQRFPSDDSLHINVDMVRQLSPDSLSVMEFKNQVDIRIAEKMLKFPLLGEKIQGKWNLILCNEFHMTNDSHLFYQDYKPGRLPLFTGKLFNQFEQTGEKPLYWIDEKEGRKALIGRTEDVGQLMNYQGYRWVHRRIARNTDSRTLICYITPKNVFTEVNSTTLKVIESGISNQQMLFLCAINNSFTLDWMIRQKVTTTLNMFYIYQLPIPRLTKNDRNFNDIVQRAAKLICTTPEFDELAQEVGLGSHQQGVTDEAERAKLRAELDGIVAHLYGLTEDEFSYILTTFPIVNATVKEAALSAYRNFVPMFANSKIELTQK